A window of the Synergistaceae bacterium genome harbors these coding sequences:
- a CDS encoding alcohol dehydrogenase — protein sequence MLIVACQVCGETKVIAGTADIDGMARAMWICPECGTGQVVQLPVSADARKSDLRAIVRGMALVAHGGLEECQ from the coding sequence ATGTTGATAGTCGCATGCCAGGTCTGCGGCGAGACCAAGGTGATCGCGGGGACCGCCGACATAGACGGAATGGCCCGCGCGATGTGGATCTGCCCCGAATGTGGCACAGGGCAGGTGGTTCAGCTCCCTGTTTCCGCCGACGCCAGGAAGTCCGACCTCCGCGCAATAGTCCGCGGAATGGCGCTGGTCGCCCACGGCGGGCTGGAGGAGTGCCAGTGA
- a CDS encoding GNAT family N-acetyltransferase, giving the protein MNGGYLFYDSKHAITAQELANLYRFTRWGRSRSVEDIERMLAGTSMCFSVRHEGRLAAFCRILTDFVYRASLWDIMVHPDHQGRRVGTALIDYSLDHPAIREIPLIITYTTELAPFLTPHGFTQREDALMLLRRPIEYS; this is encoded by the coding sequence GTGAACGGAGGCTACCTCTTCTACGACAGCAAGCATGCGATAACAGCGCAGGAGCTTGCGAATCTCTACCGGTTCACCCGCTGGGGGCGCAGCCGCTCGGTCGAGGACATCGAGAGGATGCTGGCCGGGACGTCCATGTGCTTCAGCGTCCGCCACGAGGGTCGGCTGGCGGCCTTCTGCCGCATTCTGACGGACTTCGTCTACCGGGCGTCCCTGTGGGACATAATGGTTCACCCGGACCACCAGGGCAGGAGGGTGGGAACAGCCCTGATCGACTACTCGCTCGACCACCCGGCCATCAGGGAGATACCGCTCATCATCACCTACACCACCGAGCTGGCCCCCTTCCTGACACCTCACGGCTTCACGCAGAGAGAGGACGCCCTGATGCTGCTGAGGCGGCCGATTGAGTATTCCTGA
- a CDS encoding ComF family protein encodes MSIPEELARFASHLLWPVACPFCGSVGESACVLCLRRLLEPPMPIDLGGLSLSSGGEHEGVMRELVLALKYGGDRSLGKAMGRALAETFPRPDADLLVPIPLHRGGERSFNQSAAIAEGAGTVWGIPVLDGLAWSERRAAQTSLGLVDRKMMPADVFRTVKRGISGRRVVLVDDVSTTGTTLLRAAGAVGRGGGRVESAMTWTYVPGGAKEPVDAVR; translated from the coding sequence TTGAGTATTCCTGAGGAGCTGGCACGGTTCGCCTCGCACCTCCTGTGGCCCGTCGCCTGCCCCTTCTGCGGCTCGGTAGGCGAGAGCGCGTGCGTGCTCTGCCTGAGGCGGCTGCTCGAACCGCCCATGCCGATCGACCTCGGGGGACTGTCGCTCTCCTCCGGCGGGGAGCACGAAGGAGTCATGAGGGAGCTGGTGCTGGCCCTCAAGTACGGAGGAGACAGGTCGCTGGGAAAGGCCATGGGACGTGCCCTCGCGGAGACTTTCCCAAGGCCGGACGCGGACCTGCTGGTGCCCATACCGCTCCACCGGGGCGGCGAGAGATCGTTCAACCAGTCGGCGGCCATCGCCGAGGGCGCGGGGACGGTGTGGGGCATTCCGGTGCTGGACGGGCTGGCATGGAGCGAGAGGCGAGCGGCCCAGACGTCGCTCGGCCTCGTGGACCGCAAGATGATGCCCGCGGACGTGTTTCGCACGGTGAAGCGCGGTATCTCGGGGAGGAGGGTGGTCCTGGTGGACGACGTCTCCACAACAGGAACGACCCTGCTGAGGGCCGCCGGGGCCGTCGGTCGGGGAGGCGGTCGCGTGGAAAGCGCCATGACGTGGACGTATGTGCCGGGGGGGGCTAAAGAGCCCGTCGACGCCGTCCGATAA
- the flgM gene encoding flagellar biosynthesis anti-sigma factor FlgM — protein sequence MLDKISGVYGPTAAGKLKSKRDRPSPARDVRGDGAEFSSFAVELAKASAELKKIPDVREQLVDDFKKRIAEGTYSPDLNSVARSLINAGLLDQKD from the coding sequence ATGCTTGACAAGATCTCCGGCGTGTACGGACCAACCGCCGCAGGCAAACTGAAATCGAAGAGGGACCGCCCCTCCCCTGCCAGGGATGTCAGGGGGGACGGCGCGGAGTTCAGCTCGTTCGCGGTCGAACTGGCCAAGGCCTCGGCCGAGCTGAAGAAGATCCCCGACGTGCGGGAACAGCTCGTAGACGACTTCAAAAAACGCATCGCCGAGGGGACCTACTCACCCGACCTGAACAGCGTGGCTCGAAGCCTGATAAACGCGGGACTGCTGGACCAGAAGGACTAA
- a CDS encoding flagellar protein FlgN, whose translation MPSADSLAEALTQQAIVLRRLGDATVRQREALKEGRLDLLQDIFKEQQSAGFAAEAAEERRRREAEGLARALGCEPNISAICARLPEEEASPLRERADELLLLVNALQSEIFILSSLVEENQRLNGMMAAEWRRLEGMYPSSRSGYDFKG comes from the coding sequence GTGCCCTCTGCCGACTCTCTGGCGGAAGCGCTGACGCAGCAGGCCATCGTCCTGCGCAGGCTCGGTGATGCTACCGTTAGACAGAGAGAGGCGCTCAAAGAGGGGCGCCTCGATCTTTTACAGGACATCTTCAAGGAGCAGCAGTCCGCGGGCTTCGCGGCCGAGGCCGCCGAGGAGCGCCGCAGGCGGGAGGCCGAAGGGCTTGCCAGGGCCCTCGGGTGCGAGCCAAACATCAGCGCCATCTGCGCCCGCCTGCCCGAGGAGGAGGCCTCCCCGCTGAGGGAGAGGGCCGACGAACTGCTCCTCCTGGTGAACGCGCTGCAGTCCGAGATATTCATCCTCTCCTCCTTGGTAGAGGAGAACCAGCGCCTCAACGGAATGATGGCCGCCGAGTGGCGGAGGCTGGAGGGCATGTACCCCTCATCCCGCTCCGGCTACGACTTCAAAGGATAA
- the flgK gene encoding flagellar hook-associated protein FlgK yields the protein MLNSFFGLEMGRRALDYFRRGMETAGHNISNADVEGFSRQRVEASTTRPFTEPGLNRPAIPGQIGTGVQIDAIVRLRDAFLDIQFREENTVKGYWEQIDRAMDALQVYVNEPAGKGFKTSLDEYWGVLQELHKRPDSSSVREEIVEKTKNLTVYLDQLVMNYDEYRTAMNREVKLMVQEVNTIIEQIAALNRTIAQVQAAHGNPNDLMDRRDLLVEKLAKFIDIDVNPPCLEGDGEFKIDLHGKLLVQGEQTRHLVLVDVPGNRGFYDVQVEDNLFDVVSNTDVLHATVEQGAPEAIHTVHVKRLATENNWSLGLGETHCPDRVKPETKTEALNLSGAFRLQIGSQGTRVSSSIFTADPPGNGIVLEGGKPGDEYIFRVSAHDVERLINVSWNQADNRWDISVDGALSGFSTGEDLALKDLHKALGGFAPNVVVSINSGENQVGLAGIDDDLLSIVDIKGDLASVLGIANDAPIITIEVTEEDSLETIRNKINSAYTTSGDLNRPEDWLHASIELDRATDTYYLVLESNASGEAHRINVMGDRAGNLQIAKRLGFLNGADDSSSFLAVSRDAAFTFDGKLYLSESNAFRNARPVPVKNDYSATTMEEVSEGIRLDLKGTGQASITVRHHVKGGAIKGILEARDDVVLNFLDVFDEIAFTLASEMNALHYAGHGMGENSHSTGVAFFTPISGLYGASRSLSIARAIDEDRSLIAAASGDGHGYTMGEGDGSNALRMAQLKQSKVLQSRSSDFNTFYEAFIASLGSQAQRAETMLKNQNTLVTQIDNQRQSIMGVNVDEEMMDIIKFQQAFNAISRYITTIDEMLDRIINGMGIVGR from the coding sequence ATGTTGAACAGCTTTTTCGGCCTTGAAATGGGGCGACGCGCCCTCGACTACTTCCGCAGGGGGATGGAGACCGCCGGTCACAACATCTCGAACGCAGACGTGGAGGGCTTCTCCCGCCAGAGGGTGGAGGCCTCCACCACGCGCCCCTTCACCGAGCCGGGGCTCAACCGCCCGGCGATTCCCGGGCAGATCGGCACCGGCGTCCAGATAGACGCCATAGTCCGCCTCCGCGATGCCTTTCTGGACATACAGTTCCGCGAGGAGAACACGGTCAAGGGCTACTGGGAGCAGATCGACCGAGCCATGGATGCGCTGCAGGTATACGTCAACGAGCCGGCCGGCAAGGGGTTCAAGACCTCCCTGGACGAGTACTGGGGCGTGCTGCAGGAGCTGCACAAGAGGCCGGACAGCTCCAGCGTGCGCGAGGAGATAGTCGAGAAGACCAAGAACCTGACCGTCTACCTGGACCAGCTGGTCATGAACTACGACGAGTACCGCACTGCCATGAACCGAGAGGTAAAGCTGATGGTCCAGGAGGTAAACACCATAATCGAGCAGATAGCCGCGCTCAACAGGACCATAGCGCAAGTCCAGGCGGCGCACGGCAACCCGAACGACCTGATGGACAGGCGCGACCTGCTGGTGGAGAAGCTGGCCAAGTTCATCGACATAGACGTCAACCCGCCGTGCCTCGAGGGGGACGGCGAGTTCAAGATAGACCTCCACGGCAAGCTGCTGGTGCAGGGGGAGCAGACCCGGCACCTGGTGCTCGTGGACGTGCCCGGCAACAGGGGCTTCTACGACGTGCAGGTGGAGGACAACCTCTTTGACGTAGTCTCCAACACGGACGTGCTGCACGCTACCGTCGAGCAGGGCGCGCCGGAGGCCATCCACACTGTCCACGTGAAGCGACTGGCCACCGAGAACAACTGGTCGCTGGGCCTGGGGGAGACTCACTGTCCGGACAGGGTCAAGCCGGAGACGAAGACGGAGGCCCTCAACCTCAGCGGCGCCTTCAGGCTGCAGATCGGCAGCCAGGGCACTCGCGTGTCCTCGTCCATATTCACGGCGGATCCCCCCGGCAACGGGATCGTTCTGGAGGGGGGCAAGCCGGGCGACGAGTACATCTTCAGGGTATCTGCGCACGACGTCGAGCGACTGATAAACGTGTCGTGGAACCAGGCGGATAACCGTTGGGACATCTCCGTCGACGGGGCCCTCTCGGGCTTCTCGACCGGGGAGGACCTCGCGCTGAAGGATCTGCACAAGGCCCTCGGAGGCTTCGCCCCCAACGTCGTGGTCTCGATTAACTCGGGTGAGAACCAGGTAGGGCTCGCGGGCATCGACGACGACCTTCTCTCCATAGTCGACATAAAGGGCGACCTGGCCTCCGTGCTCGGGATAGCCAACGACGCCCCTATCATCACGATCGAAGTGACGGAGGAGGACTCGCTGGAGACCATCCGCAACAAGATAAACAGCGCCTACACCACCTCCGGAGACCTGAACAGGCCGGAGGACTGGCTGCACGCGTCGATAGAGCTGGACCGTGCCACGGACACCTACTACCTGGTGCTGGAGAGCAACGCTTCGGGCGAGGCGCACCGGATAAACGTGATGGGGGACAGGGCGGGCAATCTGCAGATAGCCAAGAGGCTCGGCTTTCTGAACGGAGCGGACGACAGCTCCAGCTTCCTTGCAGTGTCGCGCGACGCCGCCTTCACCTTCGACGGAAAGCTCTACCTCTCCGAGAGCAACGCCTTCCGGAACGCACGACCGGTCCCGGTAAAGAACGACTACTCCGCCACGACAATGGAGGAGGTCTCGGAGGGAATACGCCTGGACCTGAAGGGGACGGGGCAGGCCAGCATAACGGTCCGCCATCACGTCAAGGGCGGCGCTATCAAGGGAATATTGGAGGCCAGGGACGACGTAGTCCTGAACTTCCTCGACGTCTTCGACGAGATAGCCTTCACCCTGGCGAGCGAGATGAACGCCCTGCACTACGCCGGGCACGGCATGGGCGAGAACTCCCATTCCACGGGAGTGGCCTTCTTCACCCCGATATCAGGCCTGTACGGGGCGAGCCGCAGCCTCTCCATAGCCCGCGCTATCGACGAGGACCGCAGCCTGATAGCCGCCGCAAGCGGAGACGGGCACGGCTACACGATGGGCGAGGGGGACGGAAGCAACGCGCTGCGAATGGCGCAGCTGAAGCAGTCCAAGGTGCTGCAGAGCCGCAGCTCCGACTTCAACACCTTCTACGAGGCCTTCATTGCCAGCCTCGGCTCGCAGGCCCAGAGGGCGGAGACCATGCTGAAGAACCAGAACACACTGGTGACCCAGATCGACAACCAGAGGCAGTCGATAATGGGAGTGAACGTGGACGAGGAGATGATGGACATAATCAAGTTCCAGCAGGCGTTCAACGCCATCTCCCGCTATATAACCACCATAGACGAGATGCTCGACAGGATCATCAACGGCATGGGCATCGTGGGCAGGTAA
- the flgL gene encoding flagellar hook-associated protein FlgL — MQRVTNVMVQSLMLSDMHRNLSRLLDFQHKLATGKKHSRPSDHPIDVTRELALQTTLFENNQYIRNQDDAMTWLANTDAAFNQMMDVAHRIRELTIYAGNGALGPGETRAIADEIMELQEEMRNIANYSVEGRFLLSGLATGVRPFEKDPLGNIVYNGNTGKVQYEVERGVVGNVSFHGREVFPLEYVSNTLTSVEVPIDFMWKGRDEIVQIKVGDRAVKVHLTEDWVDRNINGRVDLTDYNRFRDHGEVRGLTLDDIAKQIEESMDMGDVSRLISVSVQKDYNNGTQRLVFKSHTGEPIQVTSWPETDRLQQTQSIVGEGLTAWTANDDGTLRIYVPGGLDETIDVVAGDTLQDIADKINSTVQGIEARLSPGDPLTEPVSLVVSSTKVDFQFHMDLTEGAREIFVSAPADPVVTLASEESKRPVDHSHIDFSTLMGMETTLKSRQFADGETFNVATDLHLRFESGKNVSELKIDGGGTLTIDQLAERIRQVAGDWLEVVVHEDHTEMGLGTSENLEEMTKRLILRPKDNEPLIVIDRNTSNHAMDLGLSTAIHSTGGQHVQVQFPDFLCLDRNMAARVQVTVGGKQFAVKLYPEDVAIDATAPTIVADQAKVMDQIVRQVNSAAGEELLAWTALDATATYPQVSIYAKNGEALRIIDLPIGDPAWTPSYTAGIAMQMGLASGITSTPVSEGTVLTAGTIRIESLGRTVDVDISAGDNPVTVADKIRKAAGSWLDVAYFDPDKPNATDDVMLNIAAKDGAPISIFDVTGNVARTVHIDNAIRGDTDVSGWAPDGALANNLLTITVDGYSHTIDLNAIFDSNDDGTTDIEDVVAAINARFQGQDVKAQLVEDGGNSYLVLTSPRGYRITVGGTAQPLLTGGETTTTPRAGSPSARYTQNVVVRTASDTRRTDFFDVMGNLANSVAAEDREGLSDIMLGQVDQFIDNLLKCRTSGGAILKRYENNQARFKQNNVYVTDLYSKVSDIDLAETSTQFAMAQAVYQSSLAVIAKIVQPTLVDFLR, encoded by the coding sequence ATGCAGCGAGTAACCAACGTAATGGTCCAGAGCCTGATGCTCTCGGACATGCACAGGAACCTCTCACGGCTGCTCGACTTTCAGCACAAGCTGGCGACGGGCAAGAAACACTCGCGTCCTTCCGACCACCCGATAGACGTGACCAGGGAGCTTGCGCTTCAGACGACCCTGTTCGAGAACAACCAGTACATACGCAACCAGGACGACGCCATGACCTGGCTGGCCAACACCGACGCGGCCTTCAACCAGATGATGGACGTGGCTCACCGCATACGAGAGCTCACCATCTACGCGGGCAACGGCGCGCTCGGCCCCGGCGAGACCAGGGCGATAGCAGACGAGATAATGGAGCTGCAGGAGGAGATGCGCAACATCGCCAACTACTCGGTGGAGGGGCGGTTTCTGCTCTCCGGCCTGGCCACCGGCGTGCGCCCGTTCGAGAAGGACCCCCTCGGCAACATAGTCTACAACGGCAACACGGGCAAGGTACAGTACGAGGTCGAGCGGGGCGTGGTCGGCAACGTCAGCTTCCACGGGCGGGAGGTCTTCCCGCTGGAGTACGTCTCCAACACCCTCACCAGCGTCGAGGTCCCGATAGACTTCATGTGGAAGGGGCGAGACGAGATAGTTCAGATCAAGGTCGGCGACCGAGCTGTCAAGGTCCACCTGACCGAGGACTGGGTCGACCGAAACATAAACGGCAGGGTCGACCTTACTGACTACAACCGCTTCCGCGACCATGGCGAGGTGCGCGGCCTCACCCTCGACGACATAGCCAAGCAGATCGAGGAGAGCATGGACATGGGCGACGTCAGCCGCCTGATCTCCGTGAGCGTGCAGAAGGACTACAACAACGGCACCCAGCGACTCGTCTTCAAGAGCCACACAGGCGAGCCGATACAGGTTACAAGCTGGCCCGAGACCGACAGGCTGCAGCAGACGCAGAGCATAGTCGGGGAGGGCTTGACGGCATGGACTGCGAACGACGACGGGACGCTACGGATCTACGTCCCAGGCGGCTTGGACGAGACGATCGACGTCGTCGCAGGGGATACCCTGCAGGATATCGCGGACAAGATCAACTCGACCGTCCAGGGGATAGAGGCTCGACTGTCGCCAGGGGATCCGTTGACGGAACCCGTCAGCCTGGTGGTCAGCTCGACCAAGGTCGACTTCCAGTTCCACATGGACCTGACCGAAGGCGCGCGGGAAATATTCGTCTCCGCTCCCGCCGATCCGGTCGTGACTCTCGCCTCAGAGGAGTCCAAGAGGCCCGTCGACCACAGCCACATAGACTTCTCGACCCTGATGGGGATGGAGACGACGCTTAAGAGCCGTCAGTTCGCGGACGGCGAGACCTTCAACGTCGCCACGGACCTGCACCTGCGCTTCGAGAGCGGGAAGAACGTGTCGGAGCTCAAAATCGACGGGGGCGGCACCCTCACGATAGACCAGCTCGCCGAGCGTATCAGACAGGTCGCTGGCGACTGGCTCGAGGTCGTCGTTCACGAGGACCACACAGAGATGGGCTTGGGAACCAGCGAGAACCTTGAGGAAATGACGAAGAGGCTGATACTGCGCCCCAAGGACAACGAGCCTCTGATCGTCATAGACAGGAATACCTCCAACCATGCGATGGACCTCGGCCTCTCCACCGCGATCCACAGCACGGGAGGGCAGCACGTTCAGGTTCAGTTCCCGGACTTCCTCTGCCTGGACAGGAACATGGCCGCTCGCGTGCAGGTCACGGTCGGCGGCAAGCAGTTCGCCGTCAAGCTCTACCCGGAGGACGTCGCGATCGACGCCACGGCCCCGACGATAGTGGCCGATCAGGCCAAGGTCATGGACCAGATAGTCAGACAGGTCAACTCGGCCGCGGGGGAGGAGCTGCTGGCCTGGACCGCCCTGGACGCGACAGCCACCTACCCGCAGGTCTCCATCTACGCCAAGAACGGCGAGGCCCTCAGGATAATCGATCTGCCGATAGGAGATCCTGCCTGGACGCCCTCGTACACTGCGGGGATAGCGATGCAGATGGGTCTGGCATCCGGGATAACGAGCACGCCCGTCTCCGAGGGCACGGTTTTGACGGCGGGCACCATACGGATAGAGTCGCTCGGCCGCACGGTCGACGTGGACATCTCTGCCGGAGACAACCCTGTAACAGTAGCCGACAAGATACGCAAGGCTGCTGGTAGCTGGCTCGATGTGGCCTACTTCGACCCGGACAAGCCTAATGCGACGGACGACGTGATGCTGAACATCGCCGCCAAGGACGGCGCGCCCATATCCATATTTGATGTCACCGGAAATGTGGCCCGTACCGTTCACATCGACAACGCCATCCGCGGCGACACAGACGTCTCGGGCTGGGCGCCGGACGGAGCATTGGCCAACAACCTGCTGACGATAACAGTGGACGGATACAGCCACACGATAGACCTGAACGCCATCTTCGACAGCAACGACGACGGTACGACGGATATAGAGGACGTCGTGGCCGCGATAAACGCTCGCTTCCAGGGGCAGGACGTCAAGGCTCAGCTGGTCGAAGACGGCGGAAATAGCTATCTCGTGCTCACCTCGCCCAGGGGATACAGAATTACGGTCGGCGGCACCGCCCAACCTCTCCTCACGGGCGGCGAGACAACGACGACACCCCGCGCCGGCTCTCCATCCGCCCGCTATACCCAGAACGTAGTCGTCCGCACAGCCTCCGACACCAGGAGGACCGACTTCTTCGACGTGATGGGCAACCTCGCAAACTCCGTGGCGGCAGAGGACCGGGAGGGACTAAGCGATATCATGCTGGGCCAGGTGGACCAGTTCATAGACAACCTGCTGAAGTGCCGCACATCCGGCGGCGCCATCCTCAAGCGCTACGAGAACAACCAGGCGCGCTTCAAGCAGAACAACGTCTACGTCACCGACCTGTACAGCAAGGTCTCCGACATAGACCTGGCCGAGACCAGCACCCAGTTCGCCATGGCCCAGGCCGTCTACCAGTCCAGCCTGGCCGTCATAGCCAAGATAGTCCAGCCCACCCTGGTGGACTTCCTGAGGTAG